A genomic stretch from Fodinibius salinus includes:
- a CDS encoding efflux RND transporter permease subunit: MKITETAVNRPVATTMVFLIIIVLGVISFRYLPVDLLPPVEYPQLTVATDYPNVGPEEVEKIITERIENAVAGVPGVERVRSSSEEGESQVTLEFAQGSDIDVAANDIRAVLDRVRDELPPEAEPPRIWKFDPNNFPIVIVGANSDMNLQKLTQVLDREITKRFEQIAGVGSIGIWGGVYKEVHVSLKRDRLIASGLSSAQVQQAITNENINLPGGNVNSGVQQLYVRTLGEYESLDQIANTIISVIDGKPIRVKDVAEVKWGFEDLNRLVTIDGKPMVRFGIRKQTGANTVAVAESIRDEIDQINSERSDMQLFVTTDQSEFIQNSIDNVKSSAIWGALLAIFVLYLFLRNGSSTFIIALAIPISIIATFALLYFNGLTLNQMSFGGLALGVGLIIDNAIVVLENIIRLREERGKDLKNSALVGTREVGGAIVASTITTSVIFLPVVFMQTISGTIFQQLALVVVFALVCSLFVALTLVPMLCSKFLTVQPEGSDKAQQKSWFQRFFNKLEERYTNLIEFTLSKKPLVFTSAAILVIGCFLVLPTIPVELAPQSDADEIDIDFMMAEGTNIAVQNQYLQELEKVVRANLPMENVEHLTTDVRDGRAEVEVAMVEASKRSQSTSKIADHLREQVSGTIPGGDIRVSAQSGLWILRRLFGSGGGEEVELQLRGYNLDRAKKISQNIKQRMEQVPEIKGVRIGRREGQPEENITFNREKIADLGLSVSEVARIVQTNVGGSRAGSYREEGDEYPITVRLQPEDRLSTTDLDNISIRTSNGGVVPISAITSQTKGRGPTEIERVNSQRVSYISANLKSGVALGDAVEKIKAKLTDMPLPEGFSIVYSGQYEEQQEAASDFQLSIIMALILIYMVMAAQFERFFDPLVVMVSVPLAIIGVVPTLLLTGTTINMQSMMGMVMLIGIVVNNAIVLVDYINLMRREHGMKVREAVIYSGKLRLRPILMTTLTTILGLLPLSFGVGAGAEIQASLARVVIGGLTASTLITLIFLPVVYVSAEHLMNKISNKSWMPSLGTDKDINPAKA, from the coding sequence AAAGCCAAGTAACACTTGAATTTGCCCAAGGCTCCGATATTGATGTTGCCGCTAACGATATTCGGGCCGTACTTGATCGTGTCCGTGATGAACTCCCTCCTGAAGCAGAACCTCCGCGCATTTGGAAGTTCGATCCGAATAACTTTCCCATTGTCATTGTGGGTGCCAATTCCGACATGAACCTGCAAAAACTAACGCAGGTTCTTGATCGTGAAATCACCAAACGGTTTGAACAAATTGCCGGTGTAGGATCCATAGGGATATGGGGCGGCGTTTACAAAGAAGTACATGTATCACTAAAACGAGATCGGCTTATCGCCAGTGGACTTTCTTCGGCACAGGTGCAGCAAGCCATTACCAACGAAAATATTAATCTCCCGGGTGGTAATGTGAATTCTGGCGTACAACAATTATATGTACGAACGCTCGGAGAATATGAGTCCCTCGACCAGATTGCGAATACCATTATCTCTGTAATTGACGGCAAGCCAATTAGGGTGAAAGATGTAGCCGAAGTTAAATGGGGCTTTGAAGATCTGAACCGGCTAGTGACTATTGACGGTAAGCCCATGGTACGTTTTGGCATCCGAAAACAAACCGGCGCTAATACCGTAGCAGTAGCAGAAAGTATACGCGATGAGATCGACCAGATCAACAGTGAGCGCAGCGACATGCAACTATTTGTTACAACCGACCAAAGTGAGTTCATCCAAAACTCCATTGACAATGTGAAAAGTTCTGCTATCTGGGGAGCCCTGCTGGCCATTTTTGTACTCTACCTGTTTCTGCGAAATGGGTCTTCGACCTTCATCATTGCCTTGGCAATACCCATATCTATTATTGCCACTTTTGCACTGCTCTATTTTAATGGACTTACCTTAAATCAAATGAGTTTTGGCGGCTTGGCTCTGGGGGTGGGGCTTATTATTGATAATGCCATTGTAGTGCTTGAAAATATTATACGACTTAGGGAAGAGCGCGGAAAAGATCTCAAAAACAGTGCCCTTGTAGGTACACGCGAAGTGGGCGGCGCCATTGTTGCTTCTACTATCACCACCTCTGTTATCTTTCTGCCCGTCGTTTTTATGCAGACTATTTCAGGAACCATCTTTCAGCAGCTTGCACTTGTTGTCGTTTTTGCCCTGGTATGTTCGCTCTTTGTGGCCCTTACACTCGTTCCCATGCTGTGTAGTAAATTCTTGACTGTTCAACCCGAAGGCTCGGATAAAGCTCAGCAAAAAAGTTGGTTCCAGCGATTTTTTAATAAACTAGAAGAGCGTTATACAAACCTCATCGAATTTACCCTTTCCAAGAAACCTTTGGTTTTTACTTCTGCTGCAATACTTGTTATTGGATGTTTCTTGGTCTTGCCTACAATTCCGGTAGAACTAGCTCCACAGTCAGATGCCGACGAAATTGATATCGATTTCATGATGGCTGAAGGCACAAATATTGCCGTACAAAATCAGTATCTGCAAGAGCTTGAAAAAGTAGTGCGGGCTAACTTGCCCATGGAAAACGTCGAACACCTTACTACCGATGTGCGCGACGGACGGGCCGAAGTTGAAGTTGCTATGGTTGAAGCATCAAAGCGCTCTCAAAGCACCTCTAAAATTGCAGATCATCTACGTGAACAAGTATCCGGTACTATTCCCGGAGGCGATATCCGTGTGAGTGCCCAGTCGGGACTCTGGATTCTGCGACGCCTGTTTGGATCCGGTGGCGGAGAAGAAGTAGAACTCCAGCTTCGTGGTTACAATCTGGATCGAGCAAAAAAGATCTCTCAAAATATTAAACAGCGAATGGAACAGGTCCCCGAGATAAAAGGCGTACGCATCGGACGTCGAGAAGGGCAACCGGAAGAAAATATAACCTTTAACCGCGAAAAAATTGCAGATCTCGGTCTTTCAGTCAGCGAGGTTGCCCGGATCGTCCAAACGAATGTGGGAGGCAGCCGTGCCGGATCGTACCGTGAAGAAGGAGATGAATATCCCATTACGGTACGCCTGCAGCCCGAGGATCGGCTCAGCACCACAGACCTTGATAACATCTCCATAAGGACATCCAACGGAGGGGTAGTACCCATTTCGGCCATTACCTCTCAAACTAAAGGACGAGGCCCCACCGAAATTGAACGCGTAAACAGCCAACGCGTATCTTATATTTCAGCCAACCTCAAAAGTGGAGTAGCGCTAGGTGATGCAGTAGAGAAAATAAAAGCTAAACTTACTGATATGCCGCTGCCTGAAGGATTCTCCATTGTTTACAGTGGGCAATACGAAGAACAACAGGAGGCAGCTTCCGACTTTCAACTTTCCATTATCATGGCGCTGATCTTAATTTATATGGTAATGGCAGCTCAATTTGAACGGTTCTTTGACCCATTGGTGGTTATGGTTTCGGTACCGCTGGCTATAATCGGAGTAGTACCTACCCTACTGCTTACCGGCACTACCATCAACATGCAGAGCATGATGGGTATGGTAATGCTTATTGGGATTGTGGTGAACAACGCCATTGTCTTAGTAGATTATATCAATCTGATGCGCCGCGAACATGGTATGAAAGTACGAGAAGCCGTTATTTATTCTGGAAAACTACGCCTGCGACCCATTCTAATGACAACACTTACTACTATTTTAGGACTGTTACCGCTTTCTTTTGGGGTAGGAGCAGGAGCGGAAATACAAGCTTCACTAGCACGTGTTGTTATTGGTGGGCTTACCGCTTCTACACTTATCACCTTGATTTTCTTACCGGTTGTATATGTTTCCGCCGAACATCTTATGAACAAAATCAGCAACAAAAGCTGGATGCCTTCATTGGGCACCGATAAAGATATAAATCCCGCCAAAGCCTAA
- a CDS encoding response regulator yields MKQQCILIIDKEEAIRESFQLVLQEEGYCCFIAKDLTEAKQILAAETVDILLIDSLLVRSPSSLPSLLSAYPEVGVIVMGGYAEIEVMQRTLSEGAHDFIIKPMEFAELIHKVSKYSK; encoded by the coding sequence ATGAAACAGCAATGTATCCTAATTATAGATAAAGAAGAGGCCATCCGAGAGTCTTTTCAGCTTGTCTTACAAGAGGAAGGCTATTGCTGTTTCATTGCAAAAGATTTGACTGAGGCGAAACAAATATTGGCAGCAGAAACGGTCGATATTCTCCTTATTGACAGCCTACTGGTGCGATCACCATCATCCCTGCCCTCTCTTTTATCAGCCTACCCCGAAGTAGGTGTTATCGTGATGGGCGGTTATGCCGAAATTGAAGTCATGCAGCGTACCTTGTCGGAAGGAGCTCATGATTTTATAATTAAGCCGATGGAGTTTGCAGAGCTTATCCATAAGGTAAGCAAGTATTCTAAGTAG